The DNA segment CCTGGAACGGGGCGTCAAGGGGTTATTGGGAGATGCACGGCCCAATTGCATATCTCTTCTGCCGATTCTTCGCATGGAATTCGTACTTTCGTTTTCCCTTATGGCCATCAGGACCCTAGATTGGTGCCGGAACATGCCGCCATCTGCTATTTCCGGCACGTTGAGGCCCCCTGTCCTTGGGTTTGGCAAGGCGGGTCTCCGATTCCTGTCGATCTCCACCATGCATCTGCTCGGTTGGTCCTCTCTGATCAACGTGCTCGGGCAACCTTCACCTGCCCCAGGTAAGGCGCCAGCAGCACCTTCAAGCTAGCGGACGAGTGGGGGTCACTAGTTTTCAAGCGGAGCAAAGGCAGGCCGCCACTGCGGAAGATGACGTCCTTGACCTGGTCGCGGTACTTCTGAGCGGCGGCCTCATGGCTGGCCCCATCCAGTTCGATGGCCACGAGAGGGCGGAAATCCTGCCCAGCGTCCACGATCACGAAATCCACGTGCTTGTCCCGCAGGCGGCCCAGCGTGGCCTGATGGGCCGTGCCCTTCCCCTTGATCAGGAACAGGTCGTTGAGGCGCACATTGGGAAAGACCTGATAGGAGGTGCCGGCGAGCATCTGGGTCAGGAGGTCGTACAGGGCGCGTTCACTGCGGGCGAAGAAGTACCGCTTGGCCTGAACGGGCAGGCTGGTGGGGACGGATCGGGTACTGACTCTGGAAGACTTCCCCTGGGCGGACAGCCAGCCCACCAGCACCGAGACGAGCAGGACACCGAGAATCAGCAGGACGATGGACACGGCTCCAGGGTAACGCTGCCCTGGTTCAGGTCAGATGGGTGGAGCCCCAGGCGGCTACAGACACGTCATGACCTGACACCGCTTGACATCCGCTGGGACGCTCAGCGGTCAACCGCCCCTCGCGGGCACATCATCCCCCCACCGCCCCGACCAAAGACGGTGCTGGAAACCTGCGTCGGGTCCACTTTGAGCGTGGCGGTAATGGTCGTGCGCCCAGGTTCGCGGTTGCAGACGGAGCGCAGCATGCCGCTCTGGTCAATGGTGGCGACGTCAGGGCGGCTGCTCGTCCACACCACCTTGCGGCTCACGCTGCCCGGGGCGTCTAGGAACGTTGTGTACCGCTGGAAGTACGGCCAATACCCCACGACCATCAGGTTGTCCGAATTCACGTTGACGATACGGAACTCCCGAATGACGGGTGCGCCGGGCACCGGTTGAAGGCGCGCGACGACCCGCGTGGGTTTCGCCGGCCCACAGTCATCTCGCATCACCTTGATGTTTGGGATGGTCTGTGGCTGATACCAGCGGCGGTTGATCGTCACGGTGTAGCGCTCACCAATCTTCGTCACCTTGAGCCACGCGGCCTCCGTGACCGGCCAGCCGAACTGGCTGAGCACCTGACCCCGTTCGTTTTTGACGATGAGCTCCAGGGCTGGCCGCAGCATGCCTGGACACACCACCGGAGGCGGTGGCGTGACCGGGGCAGATGACGCGTTGGCCAACACGGCGAGAATAGAGAGCAGGGCCATGCCTCACCGTAAGGGCAGGACCTGAGCGCCCGCTGATGGGCCAAAGACGAACGGGCCACTGCAGAGCGGGTCAATGATCAGCGACCCTCCACCACGGCCTGCGCCAGCGTCACGACCTTTTCGGAGTGCCCTACCAAGCGGTAGCCCAGGTGCGCGGCGGTGCGGGCGTGGTCGCGCAGCGCGCCCTCAGTGGCATGGGGAATCAGGCGCTTGACCTCGATCTCTTTTCGGGTCTCCGAGGAGAGGGGTTTGTCACCGGCCTTGCGGTGGCGCCTCTCGAGGGCGGTGGCATCGCTGGACAGCCCACTGACGCCGTCGCCGCGCAGAAGAGTGAGCGGACATGGAGCGAAGGCGCTCCAATTCAAGCGGAGCAAGATGGGGATGCGCTCGCCCCGGGCGCAGTCGAAGATGGGCAGGACGTCATGGGGGGCCGGGCCGGGTGGGGCATAGGGATAGGGGAAGGGGCGCACGGGTCAGGTGTGAGCGTCTGTTCGGTATTGAAGGGAGCCTAGACGAGGTCAGGCCCATCAGCCAGTGACCAGCATCCAGAGGGCATTGACGCACGCAAGCACCGCCGCCGCACGCATGACCCCACGGAGGTAAGCAATTCCTACCGCCCACCAGGGTTGACCCCAGCTCAGCAGTGCGAACTGGCCTACCAACCCCAGAGCGAGAAGGACGAGCTCAGGCAATCCGCTCTCCATGGCGACGGCCAGGACGACGAGGAACTGGAAACTGGTGCGGGTCATGAGCATGGACTTGTTCACCCCTGCACCGTGACTGCACTGGGGGTGACGCGTGTGGGGTGACCCCATCGGACCTGATCAAGTTCGCTGCCAGGCTCTGCTTGCCTGCGCCCCACCACTCACCCTTGCACCTCGGCCAGGACGGCCCCCAGTGCCTGCTGCGCCACCTCCAGCGTGCCCACCTGGACCTGCACCCTGGCCCCCGCCAGCGCCGGGCCCAGGGCCGCTTGCAGCGCGGGCGTTTCGGCCAGCAGCGCCGCCGGCCGGCCGAGGGGACCCACCATGGGTTTGGCGCAGGCGTTCAGGACCAGGGCGCCCAGGGCTTCTACCGTGGGCGCCTGCGCGCTCAGCGCCCACGCCCGCACGCTGCAGCCGCGCGACACGACCAGGGTCAGCCAAGCGCCGCGCCGCTGGCCCTGCGGGGTCCAGTCCAGCAGCCCGCTCGCCTGGGCCAGCGCCCAGGGTTCGCCCAGGGCCCGCAGGACCCCCACCTCGGCCACGGTGCCCGGCGCTTCGACCTGCAGGGCCTGCGCAGACGCCAGGTTGGCCTGATAGGTCTGAAAGGGGATGGCGCCCAGCGCCGGGCCCAGCCAGACGTCGGCCTTCACCGGCACCGGG comes from the Deinococcus betulae genome and includes:
- a CDS encoding DUF2726 domain-containing protein is translated as MSIVLLILGVLLVSVLVGWLSAQGKSSRVSTRSVPTSLPVQAKRYFFARSERALYDLLTQMLAGTSYQVFPNVRLNDLFLIKGKGTAHQATLGRLRDKHVDFVIVDAGQDFRPLVAIELDGASHEAAAQKYRDQVKDVIFRSGGLPLLRLKTSDPHSSASLKVLLAPYLGQVKVARAR
- a CDS encoding Ig-like domain-containing protein — protein: MALLSILAVLANASSAPVTPPPPVVCPGMLRPALELIVKNERGQVLSQFGWPVTEAAWLKVTKIGERYTVTINRRWYQPQTIPNIKVMRDDCGPAKPTRVVARLQPVPGAPVIREFRIVNVNSDNLMVVGYWPYFQRYTTFLDAPGSVSRKVVWTSSRPDVATIDQSGMLRSVCNREPGRTTITATLKVDPTQVSSTVFGRGGGGMMCPRGAVDR